A part of Rhodamnia argentea isolate NSW1041297 chromosome 8, ASM2092103v1, whole genome shotgun sequence genomic DNA contains:
- the LOC115727463 gene encoding zinc finger protein 10-like: protein MKQSQYSMSTTGIHRLLKSHYGQVMAPVGSDSWEEKAFAEDFGCVWPPRSYSCSFCNREFRSAQALGGHMNVHRRDRARLKQSALRNQSDEIPSQNSNAGLPCTLLPYQLQSDVSCLDQENDLNSKPSNYFTQSLSSRVLGLSSSDKKLTRTEELAYSPYYSVFVKEGRKPFGNGSLLNPATVKVRCSSDKNWLEVQKSLRGDKHECLDGSSGVTDLSVGLSSNLGRRPPATGSHSDEAINIKRPKTTESSWLTVLDPCSSTGGYTLKSDVQIGLKISSMEDLDLELRLGDPPKVK, encoded by the coding sequence ATGAAGCAATCCCAGTATTCGATGTCGACGACGGGGATTCACCGACTTCTGAAGTCGCACTACGGGCAGGTAATGGCGCCGGTCGGCAGCGACTCGTGGGAGGAGAAGGCATTTGCAGAGGATTTCGGGTGCGTGTGGCCACCGAGGTCTTACTCGTGCAGCTTCTGCAATAGGGAGTTCAGGTCTGCTCAAGCTTTAGGGGGCCACATGAATGTGCACCGGAGAGATAGGGCGAGGCTCAAACAGTCAGCTCTCCGCAATCAAAGCGATGAAATCCCGAGCCAGAATTCAAACGCGGGTCTTCCTTGTACCCTTCTTCCCTATCAGCTCCAATCCGATGTTTCATGTTTGGATCAGGAAAATGACCTCAATTCAAAGCCTAGCAACTATTTCACACAGTCCCTTTCATCTAGGGTTTTAGGGTTATCATCATCGGATAAAAAGCTAACTCGTACTGAAGAGTTGGCCTACTCTCCTTATTATTCTGTCTTTGTCAAGGAAGGGCGAAAGCCTTTTGGGAACGGCTCTTTACTCAATCCGGCGACTGTGAAGGTCCGCTGCTCATCAGACAAAAATTGGCTCGAGGTGCAAAAAAGTTTAAGGGGGGACAAGCACGAGTGTTTAGATGGTTCATCCGGTGTGACTGATTTATCTGTCGGGTTGAGTTCTAACTTAGGCCGCCGTCCACCAGCGACTGGTTCTCACAGCGATGAAGCGATCAATATCAAAAGGCCGAAAACAACGGAGTCATCTTGGCTGACTGTTCTTGATCCGTGTTCATCTACTGGTGGCTATACTCTGAAATCAGATGTGCAAATTGGGCTCAAGATCAGCTCCATGGAGGACTTGGACCTTGAGCTCAGACTTGGCGATCCTCCAAAGGTGAAATAG